From the Bradyrhizobium ontarionense genome, the window TCGACGGTGATGCGGAAGCGGCCCTTGCCGGCGGCGCGCGCGGCGAGAATGAACTCCCTCGTCCAGACCGCGCCGGCCGAGCCGCGTGTCACGCGGACGAACACCGGAATCTGGAAGATCCCGATGGCGGTGATCGAGGTCGCCATGCCCGGCCCGATCACCGCGGCCAGCATGATCGCCGACAGCACCGCCGGAAACGCGAAGGTGAAATCGCTGAAGCGCATGATCAGCTCCTCGCTCCAGCCGCGCTGTGCGGCTGCGATCAGCCCGAGGCCGACGCCGCAGGTCAGGCCGATCCCGACCGCGATGATGCCGACGAGAATGGTCGCGCGCGCGCCGACCAGCAGCAGCGAGACGATGTCGCGGCCGAGCACGTCGGTGCCGAGCCAGTGCGCCGATGACGGCGGCCGCAGCTTGGCGGCGACGTCGATCTCGTAGGCCGACCACGGCGTCCAGATCAGCGACAGCAGCGCGGCGCCGAGCACCAGCAGGCACAGCAGGCCGCCGACGACGAAGCTGCGGTGGCGCAGCGCGCGGCGCCAGAAGCCGTTGCCGGCCGGCGCCATGCTCGGCATGGCTGGGGCGATGACGGACGAACTCACAACTCGTGAACCTTGATGCGCGGATCGATCACGGCATAGAGCACGTCGACCACGAAATTGACTGTGATGACCATCGCCGCCAGCAGCATGACGCAGTTGCGCACCACGATCAGGTCGCGGTTGGCGATGGACTGGAAGATCAGCCGGCCCAGGCCCGGCAGATAGAACACGTTCTCGATCACGATGGTGCCGGCCAGCAGATTCGCGAACTGCAGCCCCATCACGGTCAGCACCGGGATCATCGCGTTGCGCAGCACATGCTGCCACAGCACCTCGCGCTTCGTCAGGCCCTTGGCCCGCGCCGTGCGCACGAAATCCTCGCGCAGCACGTCGAGCACCGCCGAGCGCGTCACCCGCGCCAGGATCGCGGCCTGCACCACCGCGAGCGCAACCGCGGGCAGCAGCAGCGATTTGAAGCCGGGCCACAGCCCCTCCTCCCAGCCGGGGAAGCCGCCCGCCGACAGCCATTGCAGCTTCACCGCGAACAGAAGAATGAGGAGAATGGCGAACCAGAAATTCGGCAGCGCGATGCCGATCTGGGTCAGCGACATCACGCCGACGTCGCCGATGCGATTGTGGTTCGCGGCGGTGTAGATACCGGCCGCGAGTGCCAGAACCGTGGTGAGCAGCATCGCCAGGATCGCGAGCGGAATGGTCATCGCCAGCCGCTCGCGGATCAGCTCGGCCACCGGCGTCCCATAGGCGTAGCTGTTGCCGAGATCACCGACCAGGAGGCCGCCAAGCCAATGCAGATAGCGGTAACCGAGTGGCTGATCCAGCCCGAGCTTGACCGTGAGCGCCCGCACCGCATCCGGCGAGGCATCGGCGCCCATCAGCATCTGCGCGGCGTTGCCCGGCAAGGCGTCGAGCACCAGGAAGATGATCAACGACGCGCCGACCAGGGTCGCCAGCAAGGTCACGCAACGCCGCAGCAGAAAGACGCTCATCCTAGTGCTCCGATTCCGGAGTTCGCATCATATTGCCGCACCTCCATGGACGAACTTCGGAATCGAAAAGCACGCGCAGACGATTGATTCTCGTGCGGCGTTGAAACCTGAAGTGCTGATGCAGAAGGCCGAACAAATGACCAGAACTTCAAATCCGCCGCACGAAGGGTCTCAGCTCTCACACGTCCCACCGCACGATCCAACATGTCCGGTTGCCCGATGCAAGCCCTCTGCCAAGCCCCCTGACAAGCCCCCTGACGTGGCGCCTGCCTCTCGACCCGGCCAGCGGGCAAGCAGGTCGTGCGATGCCTCGAACAGCGCGCTTGCGCGCAAGAGCTCGGCGTCCGCGCGGAAACGGCCCACGAGCTGAAGTCCGATCGGAAGGCCGTCACGGCCAAATCCGCAAGGCAGGCTGATGGCCGGATGGCCGGTCATGTTGAACGGCATCGTCCAGGGAAACCAGTGTGGCCGGACATTGTCGAAGCTGCGTCCGTCGATCTCGATGGTCCCGAACAGGTCCTGGTCGATCGGCAGCGCCGTCCGGGTCAGGGTCGGCATCGCCAGCAGGTTGCCCCGGGCAAGAAGCGCCTGCACGCGGCGGAACAGCGACGTGCGCTCGAACATCGCCTGCTGGTAGTCCACGCCGCTGACATCAGCCGCCAGCGCGAGCTGCTTGAGGAACGCCTCGCTCAGGACGTTCCCGTGCTCGGACGCCAGCTTCTCGAAGCGGGCCTTCCAGACGGTGTGGTTGATGGCCCGCCACGTCGGCTCGATGTCGAAATCCGCGCCGGAAAACTCCTCGAGCTCCGCACCGAGACCCGCCAGCCGATCCAGTGCGGCCTTGAAGGCCTCGGCGACATCGGCCGCGACCGGTCGCCCCGGCGGCGACAGGCAGAACAGCACCTTCTGTCCGCGCAGATCGCCGCGCGGCGCGGCGGCGGCCGGGAAATCCGGCACGGGAATACCAATCGACCAGGGATCGGAAGCGTCCTCACCCGCCATCGCCTGCATCATCAGGGCGGTATCGGCAACCGTCCGCGTGGTCGGCGTCAAATAGGTCTGGTTGCCGAAGACATCCTGCGCCTGGCTGTGCGCGATGACGCCGTTGCTCTGCTTCAGTCCGACGACACCGTTGCAAGCCGCAGGAATGCGCGTCGACCCGCCGCCATCGGTCGCAACTGCGAGCGGCGCGATGCCGCTTGCCACCGCGACGGCCGCGCCGCCGCTCGAGCCGCCGCTGGAACGCCGCGCGTCCCATGCGTTGCGGGTCCGGCCGAACAGTGGCGAGTCGGTCAGGCACTTGCTGCCGAACTCCGGTGTCGTGGTCTTGCCGATCAGGATCGCACCTTGTGCACTCAGCCGGGCGACCGCTACGGCGTCCTGATCGGGGACATTGTCCGCATAGGGCACCGCGCCGAAGGTGGTGCGGACGCCCTTGGTGTTGACGATATCCTTCACCGTGAACGGGATACCTTCCAACGACCGACCCGGCTCGCCGCTCATGATCCGCCGCTCGGCGTCCTTCGCCTGCGCCAGGGCGCGGTCCGCGCAGATCGTGATGAAGCAGTTGAGATCGGGCTGCAGCCGCTCCGCCCGTGCAAGGACGGCGGCGACGATCTCGACCGGCGAAATCCGTTTGCGAGCGATCAAGTCGCGCAGGTCGGCTGCGGAGTGAAGGCAGAGGTCATCACTCATCGTCAGGTCATTCTCTCCGGCGCCGCCGCGTTGCGGCGCATTGACAGCGAGAATGACACTCATATTAAGCTGCCGTCCAATACGAACGATAGCGCCAACCCATACGTTTTCGGTATGCCAATGGATCTTCGTCGGCTTCGTTATTTCGTCGCCGTGGCTGAAGCGCGCAGCGTCGGCAAAGCCGCAGAGCGGCTGCGGATGGCCCAACCGCCGCTTTCCGTCCAAATTCGGAAGCTGGAGTCCGAAATCGGCACCGCTCTGTTCCGCCGAGATGCCCGCGGCATGGATCTGACCGAGGCCGGCCAGGCCCTGCTTTCGCGCGCGAGCGCTGCACTGGCCCTTGCCGAGGAGGGCGCCGAATCCGCGCGTGCCGTGGCGGCCGGACGGCGCGGACGGCTCGCCGTCGGCTACATGTTCGTGCTGGCCAATGCGGTTCTGCCCAGGCTGGTGCCGGAGTTGCGGCGGTCACTGCCGGAAGTGGATCTCGAATTCGTCGAGTTGAGCGCGTCGACGCGCGAGGCCCGGCTGCTCGATCGCACCGTGACGGCCGCCCTGTGCATGCCCGCAATCCGCCATCCGGAGATTCAGGCGGTGCAGATCGGGTCGCAGCCTCTCAGGCTTGCATTGCCGGCCCGATCCTCCCTCGCCCGCCTGACCGCCGTGCCGGTGAGCAGGTTGGAGGGACGCCCCCTCGTCAGCCTGCCGAGACCGGACGAAGAGCCCGCCTCGTCGGCGGTGGCGGCCCTGCTTCGACGGCACGGGGTTGTCATGCCGATCAGCAGCCGGGTCGAGACGGTGCATTCGGCCATGAGCCTCGTCCTCGCCGGCGAAGGTCTCGCCATTCTTCCGGCCTGCGCGGCGCTCGGCGCGCCGCGCGGCATCGTCTTCAGACCTTTCCTGGACGCGACCGATGCGATCGAAATCGCGGTGTGCTGGCGGCGGGATTTCGAGAGCCCGCTGATTCGAGATTTCCTCAAATGCGCCGGGAAGGCGGTGGCGCGGCTGTGATGCGATGGCCCCTCCCGGAGCAGGGCTGGTCGCCGCGAGCCGTCGTTGCATCATGGCTTCTGCTTTGCCGCATGATCGAAGAAGCGGATCAGAGCCGCGCTGACCTCGTCCGGGCTTTCCTCCGGCATGTAGTGGCCGCAATCGGCGATGACGCCGCCTTCGACATTTACTGCCAACTGCCTCATTGCCTCGACCAGACCGGGACCGACGCCGCGCTCGGCACCCAGCGCGAGCACCGGCATCGGCAGCAGGCGCAGGCTCCGCGCCCGATTGGCGGCGACGCCCTCCGTACTGAAGGCCTCCTGGTAGTAACGTGTTGCCGCACGGATCGCGCCGGGAGCCG encodes:
- a CDS encoding amidase; the encoded protein is MSDDLCLHSAADLRDLIARKRISPVEIVAAVLARAERLQPDLNCFITICADRALAQAKDAERRIMSGEPGRSLEGIPFTVKDIVNTKGVRTTFGAVPYADNVPDQDAVAVARLSAQGAILIGKTTTPEFGSKCLTDSPLFGRTRNAWDARRSSGGSSGGAAVAVASGIAPLAVATDGGGSTRIPAACNGVVGLKQSNGVIAHSQAQDVFGNQTYLTPTTRTVADTALMMQAMAGEDASDPWSIGIPVPDFPAAAAPRGDLRGQKVLFCLSPPGRPVAADVAEAFKAALDRLAGLGAELEEFSGADFDIEPTWRAINHTVWKARFEKLASEHGNVLSEAFLKQLALAADVSGVDYQQAMFERTSLFRRVQALLARGNLLAMPTLTRTALPIDQDLFGTIEIDGRSFDNVRPHWFPWTMPFNMTGHPAISLPCGFGRDGLPIGLQLVGRFRADAELLRASALFEASHDLLARWPGREAGATSGGLSGGLAEGLHRATGHVGSCGGTCES
- a CDS encoding ABC transporter permease translates to MPSMAPAGNGFWRRALRHRSFVVGGLLCLLVLGAALLSLIWTPWSAYEIDVAAKLRPPSSAHWLGTDVLGRDIVSLLLVGARATILVGIIAVGIGLTCGVGLGLIAAAQRGWSEELIMRFSDFTFAFPAVLSAIMLAAVIGPGMATSITAIGIFQIPVFVRVTRGSAGAVWTREFILAARAAGKGRFRITVEHVLPNVLSILIVQATIQFALAILAEAALSYLGLGTQPPQPSWGRMLNDAQTLLFQSPSLAVYPGAAIALAVLGLNLLGDGLRDLLDPRLARQR
- a CDS encoding LysR substrate-binding domain-containing protein; the encoded protein is MDLRRLRYFVAVAEARSVGKAAERLRMAQPPLSVQIRKLESEIGTALFRRDARGMDLTEAGQALLSRASAALALAEEGAESARAVAAGRRGRLAVGYMFVLANAVLPRLVPELRRSLPEVDLEFVELSASTREARLLDRTVTAALCMPAIRHPEIQAVQIGSQPLRLALPARSSLARLTAVPVSRLEGRPLVSLPRPDEEPASSAVAALLRRHGVVMPISSRVETVHSAMSLVLAGEGLAILPACAALGAPRGIVFRPFLDATDAIEIAVCWRRDFESPLIRDFLKCAGKAVARL
- a CDS encoding ABC transporter permease — encoded protein: MSVFLLRRCVTLLATLVGASLIIFLVLDALPGNAAQMLMGADASPDAVRALTVKLGLDQPLGYRYLHWLGGLLVGDLGNSYAYGTPVAELIRERLAMTIPLAILAMLLTTVLALAAGIYTAANHNRIGDVGVMSLTQIGIALPNFWFAILLILLFAVKLQWLSAGGFPGWEEGLWPGFKSLLLPAVALAVVQAAILARVTRSAVLDVLREDFVRTARAKGLTKREVLWQHVLRNAMIPVLTVMGLQFANLLAGTIVIENVFYLPGLGRLIFQSIANRDLIVVRNCVMLLAAMVITVNFVVDVLYAVIDPRIKVHEL